From the genome of Paraburkholderia largidicola:
CGTGGACGGCGTCATGGTCCGGCATGGTTGGGCTCCCTGTTTTCGTTCGATATCGCCAGCGCTTCGCGCGCAGGCAACTGTTGAACCAAACCAGCAAGGCATGTGCCGTCGTGACGCCGTCCGCCGGAGCGGACAGCGGCTAATCCGTCTTTTCGCCTATATCACCAGCGGCGCGCTTACGCGTCCGCCTTGCCGAGCGCCTGCGGCTCGTCGCTGATGTCGTCGCCGTCGGCGCGCCCGGCATCGTTGCCGTATTCGACGAGCCGGTTATACAGCGTCTTCAGGCTGATGCCGAGAATCTCGGCCGCGCGCGTCTTCACGCCGCCGCATTGTTCGAGCGTCGCCAGAATCAGCTGACGGTCCGCCTCGGCGAGCGATGTGCCGAACGGAATCGTGATCGCCGTGCCTGCCGTCGGCTTCGACAGCGAAATCTGCAGCGGCACGGTGGCCGTGCTGTCCGAATCCGTGCCCGACATGATGTGCGCGCGCTGCACGTAGTTCTTCAGTTCGCGCACGTTGCCGGGCCACGGGTACGACAGCAGCATTTCCTTCACGGCAGGCGGGAAGTGCTTCTTCGTAGTGTGTTTCTCGTTGAGATCGTCGAGGAACGCCTGCGCCAGCAGCTCCACGTCCTTGCCGCGCTCGCGCAACGGCGGCAGGCTGATCGGAAACACGTTCAGACGGTGATACAGATCGAGGCGCAGCTTGCCTTCGAGCACCGCCTGCTCCGGATCGCGATTGGTCGCGGCAATCAGGCGCACGTCGGTTTCGATTTCCTTCGTCGTGCCGACGCGCATGAACATGCCCGTCTCCAGCACGCGCAGCAGCTTCACCTGCAACTCGATCGGCATTTCGGTGATTTCGTCGAGGAACAGCGTGCCGCCGTTCGCGCGTTCGAAATAGCCTTTGTGCTGCCGGTCGGCGCCCGTGAATGCGCCGCGCTCGTGGCCGAACATCTCTGATTCGATCAGATTCGGCGAGATCGCGCCGCAGTTGACCGCGAGAAACGCGTGCTTGCGACGCAGGCTCAACTGATGCAACGTCTGCGCGGCAACTTCCTTGCCGGTGCCCGATTCGCCGACCAGCATCACGGAAGCCGCCGTCGGCGCGACGCGGCTGATCTGGTCGTACACCTGCTGCATGATGGGCGAATTGCCGAGCATCAGGCCGAACCGGCCCATGCGGCGCAGTTCGCCGCGCAGCGTGCCGATTTCGGCCTTCAGGTCGCCCGCGCGCGGCAGGCGGCTCAAAATGGCCTTCACGCGCTGCATGTTGATCGGCTTCACGAGGTAATCGGCGGCGCCCATCTTCAGCGCGCTCACCGCCGACTCGACGGTCGCATGCCCCGTGATCACGACGAATTCGACGCCCGAGCGCGGATCGAGATCCTCGAACAGGTCGACGCCCGAGCCATCGGGCAGTTTCAGATCGGTGAACACGACATCGGGCGTTTGCCGCACCAGCTGGATGCGGGCTTCGCGCAGATCGCCCGCTGTCGCCGTGGTCAGCCCGTCTTCCGCGATGATGGCCGCCAGCGCCTCGCGGGTACTCGGATCGTCATCGACAATCAATACATGTGGCATCGCGTATGGAAAGCTCGTAAATGCTGGTCATGGATACGCGCAGCCTGCGTCTCGCCGGAAGGTTGCGAACGACGAAAGCGCCCGCGCGCTGCGATTTTCAAGCATACGCTTGCATCGCGGCGCCGGACGTCTCAACCGGAAAAACTTTCCGAATCAACGCATCTACGCAACAATTGCCGTAAATTTTGCTATAAAAGCCACTTATTGTTGTGCTTTTTGCTCATTATAAGGCTTCGGGTCGAAAAAACATCAACCCGCATAGGTGGTGGCGCACGGTCGTATCGAAACGCCTTCGCCGTGCGCGTGAGTGACCGGTCGGTGCCCGCTCAGTTCACGTTAGCTGCGCGGGAACGGCCACGCATCACCGTGATCCGCGCCGTTGCCGTTGCGCAGATGCGTCGCGGGCGCGACCTGTGCGCCGGGCGCGCCCGCCGCGGGTTGCGCGGGCTCCGTCACAGTGCCGCCCTCGCCTTCCCAGCGCGTCAGGTCGCGCGCAAGCGGCTGTTGCGCGGCGCGCTGCTTTTGCACCCAGCGCCATGCCAGTACACCGCCCACGGCGAACAGGGCGCCAAATATGCCGATCCTGGGTCGTGCCATGTCGAACTCCTTGCTGTCGTGAATGGAAATGGACGGCGGCCACACAGCCGCATTGCCGGATTGGCGTCGCTCAGCGCGCGGCCAGCATGCCGAGCACGAAGCCGACGCCGGCCGCGATGCCCAGCGATTGCCACGGATTCTGGCGCACATATCGCTCGGTCTGGACGGTCGCGCTGCGGTAACGTCGCTGGGCCGAGGTCTGAGCGTCGGCAAGCGCGTTTTGCACGGAATCGACATGCGTGCGAAGCCGCTCACGCAGCGCGTCGAGACCTTCGCCCGGCACGGCTGCCGCAAGCCGCAGCATTTCTTCTGAATCGGTCAACAGCACGTTGAGATCCTGGACAAGTTTTTGTCGGCCCAACGCGAGCTGTTCAGTGGTTTCCGTCATTGCAATCTCCTGTTCCGGCGCGGGGACCGGATTTGTCCCATCTGTCGACGGGCGGTTCCGGTGTCATGCGCCATTTCCTGTCCGTCGCAACGGCCGTTCCTGGCTTCCTCGTGCGATCCACGGGTTCTCATCGAGTTCCGCAAAACGCGGCGCACCGGAAGACCACGACGCAGGCACGCGCAATGCAGACAAAGTTGCCGACGCGTTTCCATGCGCTGCAACTTTTGCCGGCATCTCGTGTTGATCGTACGTTAACGTTTGCGAACTTCCAGCGAACACCAAACCTGCATGCGCCTTGCCGGATATAGCGCGTGAGTGGTTAAATTGCCTTTTGTGAGATAGTGGACCACTCTTACAAGGCAATCCGCGCTCTCGATATTGGCCTGCGCCATTCACGACACCCACCCGAAATTGCACAGGACACCCTTGCCTATGTCGTCAACCGATCTGGACTCGCCCGCCACCGAAGCCGATGGCGGCGGTGCGTCTCAGGCGAAGCAACGCGCGGCGGAAAACGTCCCGGGACTGAAGTCGTACGGCACGCTGTACGGCTCGTCGCCCGTCATGCTGGATCTCTACGAACAGATCGACCGCGTGGCCGCGACCGATGCGACCGCGCTCATCATCGGCGAATCGGGCACCGGCAAGGAGCTGATCGCCCGCACGATTCACGACCACAGCGCACGCAAGAGCGGCGCGTTCGTCGCCGTCAACTGCGGCGCGATCCCCGACGAACTGATCGAAGCCGAACTGTTCGGCCATGAAAAAGGCAGCTTCACAGGCGCGGTCCAAGGCCGCATCGGCTACTTCGAGCACGCGAACGGCGGCACGCTGTTTCTCGACGAAGTCACTGAAATGGCGCCCGTGCGCCAGGTGAAACTGCTGCGCGCGCTGGAGACGGGCACCTTCTATCGCGTCGGCGGCACCGAACTGATTCGCGGCGACGTGCGCGTGATCGCCGCGACCAATCGCGACCCCGCCGTGGCGGTGAAGGAAAACGGTCTGCGCGAAGACCTGATGTACCGGCTTGCCGTGTTTCCGCTGCGCGCGCCGCCGCTGCGCGAACGCGAAGGCGACCGCGAACTGCTGGCCGTGCATTTCCTCGACGAACTCAACCGGCAGGAAGGCACGAACAAGGTGTTCAGCAAGCGCTCGATGGAAACGCTGCGCACCTGGTCGTGGCCCGGTAACGTGCGCGAGCTGAAGAACGCGGTGTATCGCGCGTTCATTCTGGCCGAGAAGGCAGTCGAACTGCCGCATCCGCATCTGATGTCGCGCGTGAAGAAGCCCGTGACGGTGGGCGACTCGATGAGTGTGTGGATCGGCACGCCGCTCGCCGACGCGCAGAAGCAGATCATTCTGGGCACGCTCAAGTATTGCGGCGGCGACAAACGACGTGCGGCGAAAGCGCTCGGCGTGAGTCTCAAGACGCTCTACAACCGCCTCAGCACCTACGGCGACGAAGAGTCGAGTCACGAGGAAAACTGACTTGCAGCGACGCGCGCAGCTCGTTGCGCGCTAGTCGTTTTTACGGTTCTTGCACGTCGTTCTTCGCGCCATTTTTCCTCGCTCGGGTTCGCGGCTTCCTATCGAGCCGCGTCATATCTCCTGTCCCGCCACGCTGTTCGCGAACACTCGCACCAGCCCCGCCTCACGCCTTGCTCAGGCATGCCGACTGCTCCTCACGCCAAACAGAAAGGCCACGGCGACGCAGCATCTTTTGCAATTGCTTGCATTTTCCCTATGCCAATTACAAAACGCATCCTGCACAATGCCGCAGCGAAAAAATCAGATGTAGTCTGCCTTCGCGCTGGCGCGCTCCACGCGCGAGAGGCACGAGCAGGAGCGATGACGAAGAAATGCAAAAAGCAATGCACCGTGACAAACAAGCCGCGCAGCCCAGCGCAATGCGGCGATCGATCTTCCCGAGCGCCACGCTGATTGCAGCCCTGGCCGTCGCCGTCACCACGACGCTGAGCGGATGCGGATCGCTCTACTCGGAAGGTGCCACGGCAGGCGCTGGTATCGCGGGCGCGGCCATCGCGGGGAGTGTGACGAACAACGCCGCCGTCGCCACGGGTATCGGCCTGGGTGCCGTCGCCGCAGCGCGCGCCGGCGTGCAGTACTCCGAACGCGTCATCCATCGCAACACGCAGGACAGCATCGCTGTTGTCGCCGGCCCGCTCGCCGTCGGCGCGGTCGCGCCTTGGAGCATTACGCATTCGGTGCCGCTCGAAGAAGACGAGCATGGCCGCGTAACGGTCAGCCGTACGATCAGTGCGGGCGAACTCGACTGCAAGGAAATCGTCTTCTCCGTGGATAAAACCGCGACGAAGAACGTGCCCGCGTCGAGCGCGTTCTACGTCGCCTCGATCTGCCGCGACGGCACCGCGTGGAAGTGGGCGTCGGCCGAGCCCGCGACCGAACGTTGGGGCTCGCTGCAATGAGCGCGCGCCCGTCAACCCGAAGCCTGAGCGCGGCGACGGCGGTGCGGCTCGCGCTCGTCGGCGCGTTGTGCATCGGCGGGGGCGCGATCGTCGGCGGCTGCAGTTCGGCTTCTGTCGGCGCGGCGGCCGGCGCTGGCGCCGGCGCAGCGACGGGCATCGTCACCGCGAACCCCGCTGTGGGCATCGGCGTCGGCATTGCCGTGCAGGCCGCCACCAACGAAGCTGTCGCCCGCTATCTTCGCGTGATGCATTCCGATCAGCAGAACGTGATTGCGGCACTGGCGGGCGCGATGCCTGTCGGCGAGACACGCGACTGGAGCGTCAAGCACACGCTGCCCATCGAGAACGGCCACGGCCAGGTGCGCGTGACGCGTGCGTTTGCGTCGTCGCTCGCGATCTGCAAGGAGTTCGTGTTCTCCGTCATCGACGGCGACAAGCCCGACGCGAAGGTCGACTGGTACACGGCGAGCGCCTGCCAGCAGGACAACAAGGGGTACTGGAAGTGGGCGTCGGCGGAACCGGCTGTCGAGCGCTGGGGCAATCTGCAGTAACGCTGCTCACTGCGCGGCAAACAAAACAAAGGGGAGCCGCGCGGCTCCCCTTCTTTTTTCACAAACGCGATTCACACGTTGCCGTCAGGACTCGACGTCCTCGAGGCTGAAAATTTCCGTCTGGTCGTTATACGAGAATATCTCGGCATAACGGCCCCAGTTGATGACGGCATCGAGCGTCTCTTCGGCGGCGCTATCCGACAGGAAGTCTTCCAGTTCCTGCTCGAAGCGCACGCGCGGCGCGCGGTGTCCCGGCCGCTCGTTCAGCACCTTCTTGATCCGTGCCGCGAGCGGCACGTGCTTGAGCAGATGGTCGGCGAACATCAACTTGCGCTCCTGCGTGCCGAACTCGGCGAACACGCGCGCGGGCGGCGTCAGGAAAATGTCGCCTTCACGCACGTCCGCGAAACCGAGATGCTGCAGCACTTCGGCGATCGGGAACAGATCGTCCACCTCCAGATGCAGCGAGCGCGCGATTTCCGGCATGTCCGCGCGGCCATGATACGGCGCGGCCGCGAGCGTTTCGATCAGACCCGCCATCAGGTTGGTCGACACATGCGGCAGCCAGCTGTGCAGCTCCAGCCCCTTCTTCGTCGATTCGTCTTTCTGACGCGCCGTCATCTTCGCGTAGATGTCGTCGACGAGGCGCCGGAACGCCGGGTCCAGACGGTTGCGCGGATGCTTGAACGGCACCTTGATCTCGGCGATCACGCGGCCCGGATTCGACGACAGCACGAGGATGCGGTCGCACATGAACACGGCTTCCTCGATGTTGTGCGTGACGATCAGCACCGACTTGATCGGCATGCGCCCTTGCGTCCACAGATCGAGCAGGTCGGTACGCAGCGTCTCGGCCGTCAGCACGTCGAGCGCGGAGAACGGCTCGTCCATCAGCAGCAGCGTCGGATCGACCACCAGCGCGCGCGCAAAGCCGACGCGCTGGCGCATGCCGCCCGACAGCTCGCGCGGATACGCGTTCTCAAAGCCGTCGAGACCGATCAGGTCGATCGCCGCAAGCGCGCGTTCGCGGCGCGCACGCGCGCCGACGCCGAGCGCCTCGAGACCTGCTTCCACGTTCTGCAGCACGGTCAGCCACGGAAACAGCGCGAAGGTCTGGAACACCATCGCGACGCCTTCGGCGGGCCCCTTGAGCGGCTTGCCCATATACGTCACTTCACCGCCCGTCGGCTCGATCAGGCCGGCGATGATACGCAGCAGCGTCGACTTGCCCGAGCCCGAACGGCCGAGCAACCCGACGATCTCGCCTTCACGAAGCGACAGATTGGCGTCGTCGAGGACGAGCAGTTCGCCCTGGGTCTTGTTGAATCCGCGGCACACGTCCTTGACGCGCAGGATTTCTTCACCGAGGCGCGGCGGCATCGGCGGCGTCTGGATCGGCGCGGCGGTTACGGTTTTCGGATTTTGCATCGCGTTTTGCCTTCAATGAATCTCAATCGAGCCGCAGGCGGCTTTCGGCGTAGGCGTACAGCGGACGCCACAACACGCGATTGAAGAGGGACACGAACAGGGACATCACCGCGATGCCCAGAATGATCTTCGGATAGTCGCCCGCGGCCGTGTACTGCGCGATATACGCGCCGAGACCGTGCGCGGCGAGTCGGGTATCGCCCCACTGCACGGCTTCCGCGACGATGCTCGCGTTCCACGCGCCGCCCGAGGCGGTGATCGCGCCCGTCACGTAGTACGGGAACACGCCCGGCAGCATGGCCTGGCGCCACCATTGCCAGCCGCGGATGCGGAAGTTCTTCGCGGCTTCCCTGTAGTCGTTCGGATACGCGCTTGCGCCCGCAATCACGTTGAACAGGATATACCACTGCGTGCCGAGCACGATCAGCGGCGACAGCCAGATGTCCGGGTTCAGATTGAACTTGACGATCACGATCACGAAAACCGGGAACAGCAGGTTCGCCGGGAACGCCGCGAGGAACTGCGCGACCGGCTGGATCTTCTCGGCGAGCGCGGGACGCAGCCCGATCAGCACGCCGATGGGCAGCCACACCACCGACGCAAGCGCGATCAGCACCGTCACGCGCAGCAGCGTGATGAGGCCGAGCACGAACACATGGCCGACCTCATCGAGCGTCACGCCCGTGCGTACATACGCAACCACGCGATACACGACGAAGGCCGTCGCCAGCACGACGATCACGGCCCAGATGATGTCGCCCGTCCTGGACGGCTTGAGCACGGCCGGCTTCGCGAACTTCACGGGGCCGACGCTCGGCCAGCGGATCGGCACGCGCGCGGCCTTCGCGAACATCCAGCCGATGGGGACGAGCAGCCGGTGAATCAGCCGCGTGCGGCGGATCAGGTCGAGCAGCCACGATTCGGGCGCATCGCCGGAACTCGTGTTCTCCATGCGGAACTTGTCCGACCACGCGACGAGCGGGCGGAACAGGAACTGGTCGTAGGCGAGAATCACGACCGTCATCGTCAAGATCACCCAGCCGATCGCGTGCAGATTCTTCTCGGAGATCGCCGCCGCCAGATACGCGCCGATGCCCGGCAACGTGATGGTGTGATTGCCGACCGTGATCGCCTCGGAGGCGACCACGAAGAACCAGCCGCCCGACATCGACATCATCATGTTCCAGATGAGGCCCGGCATCGAGAACGGCACTTCGAGCTTCCAGAAGCGTTGCCACGACGTCAGATGGAAGCCCTTCGACACCTCGTCCAGATCGCGCGGCACGGTGCGCAGCGACTGGTAGAAGCTGAAGGTCATGTTCCAGGCCTGGCTGGTGAAGATCGCGAAGATCGCGGCCAGCTCGGCGCCCAGCACGCGCGACGGAAAGAGCGCGAGGAAGAACGTCACCGTGAACGAGATGTAGCCGAGCACGGGCACCGACTGCAGGATGTCGAGAATCGGCACCAGCACCTGGCCCGCGCGGCGGCTCTTCGCAGCGAGCGTTCCGTAGACCAGCGTGAAGGTCAGCGACGCGACCATCGCGGCGAGCATGCGCAGCGTGGTACGCAGCGCGTACTCGGGCAGGTTCGCCGGATCGAGCGAGATCGGCTCGCTTTGCAGCGTCGAGATGGGCGCCAGCGTCTCGTGGAAGCCGACAACGGCCATCGCGATCACGCAGATGATGAGCGGAAACGCAATGAAATCCCAACGATTGGGCAGTACCCGCCACGCCGACGCGTTGGCGGTGCGATTCAGGGTGAAGCTGAACAGATCCATCAGGCGGCCCTCCCTTCCCGGTGGGATACAAACTTGCCGCAAGCCATGATGGCTACGCGCGCGCCGGCATGGCTGGCGGCGGCGCGACGGTCCGAGGATCGATCCGGAAAGCGGAAATCAGGCATGGCAAAACGCTAATGCGCGGTAAATCGTTGGCGTTCAATACGCATTGGCCGGCGACGGATACGTCGCGCGGCGCCCCGTGCGGCCTGCACTTACGGCCGGCGCAATCGTGTTGCGCGGGCCGCCGCCAGCAGGCCAGCGAGCTTTCCTCATTTTGGACGGCACGACACTACTACAACCTGTGTGACAGAAACAACCGTTGACATTCAAATGTCACGCTGGATGGTTACCGGAATGGATCTGTAAGCAGCAGGCCGCGTGCATCAACAGGCCGGCTCGCGCGCCCGCTTCGTACGAACCGTCGCGTGCGAGCCACAATCCGATGACCGCGCCGCTATTCAGAAAGTCCCGCTGCAGGCCGTTAATACCCCACACGGGACATTCGCACGCGCAAATCCTGGCTAGCGTCGGGCCGTACGGCGGTTAAAATCGGGATGCGGCGAGACCTGCTGGCCGACGGCGACGAGGACGGCGGCGCAGCGCATCTATCCTGGCTCCGTGCGGCGCACGGTGAAAATCGGCAGGAACGGCCCAGCGCCAGCGCGTTGCAACGAAAGACGTTGTTGCATGAATCAGTCAGACGGATCAGAGGGTCGATGAAAAGGACAACCTTGCGCCAGGCATTGGGACCGGCCAGTTTCGTACTGGTCGTGCTCGCATGCTGGTTCGCCTCCGGCCTGGTCGCGGACCGGATGGTACAGCAAGAACTGGATACCGCCCTGCGCCAGCAGCGGCAAATGTCCGCCTCGATCGTCTACAACATGGCCGAAGTGATCGCGAGCGACCTGGCGATGTCCCGGGCGATACCCGCCACCATGGCCGAACTCGGCGTGATCCAGCAGGCGCTGACGCACTCGCAGAATTATGCCGCGTCGGGCGTCGACCTGGAACCCGCGCATCGCGAAGAACTGCTGAAGTCGCCGGAACTGGCGGGCATCAACGGTTTCCTGCGCGACGCCCAAGGCTTCTCGGGCCTCGACATCATCTGGCTGGTCAACGCCAACGGACTGTGCGTCGCGGCGAGCAACGCGCAAAACGCGCATTCGTTCGTCGGGCTCGACATGCGCTCGCGCAGCTACCTGACCAACGCCCTCCTCGGCGCGTTCGGCGAGGCATACGGCGTGGGCCGCATGAGCGGCGAGCCGGGCATCTTCATCTCGGCGCCCGTCTACGACGACGGCCTGCTGGTCGGCGCGATCGTCGCCAAGGTCGGCATCGCGCGGCTGCGCCACTGGGTCGCGCATGCCGGCACCTTCGTCACCGACGACAACGGTGTCGTCATCATGGCGCACAACGCGTCGCTCGAAGGCCAGGCCATGCCGAACTCGCGCGTCACGCAGATGAACGCGGTCGAGCGCATGGGCACTTACCATCGCGACCAGTTTTCGACCATCCAGATCCAACCCGTCAAGAGCCAGGTTCGCGGCGACGCGCCGTGGGTGCCGACCGCGATCGCCGACCAACTGTTCGACATGCCCGGCCAACCGATCCCGACGCTCTACCAGTCGCGCAGCGGGTTGAATTCGGGTCTGTCCGCGCATCTCGTCGATCCGCTCGTCGCGTGGCCCGAGCTGATGCGCAACCACAAGCGCGACCATCTGCTGGTGTTCCTGACGCTCGCGGGCACGGTGGCGCTCGCCTGGGTCATCACCGTGTCGTATCTGCGCGAGCGGCGCCATCACCGCGCCACCCGCGTGCTGGCCGAGCAGCTGCAGTCGGCGAACACGCTGCTATCGGCGGAAGCCCGTCACGACGCGCTGACGGGCGCGCTGTCGCGCCGCTATTTCCTCGATCTGCTGCGTCATGAGATCGACCGCGCACGCGCGACGGGCGAACCGCTGTGCATGGCGATCGCCGACCTCGATCATTTCAAGCAGATCAACGACCGCTTCGGTCACGCCGCCGGCGACCGCGCGCTCGAACACTTCGTCGATACCTGCCGCACCGAGTTGCGCGGCAGCGACGCGATCGGCCGGCTGGGTGGCGAGGAATTCGGCATTCTGCTGCCGTCGACGCCGCTCGGCACCGGCCTCGAAGTAGTCGAGCGGCTGCGCGTGCGTCTGAAGGCGACGCCGTCGGCGAAGCTGCCGCAATCGGTGGGCTTGAGCGTGAGCATCGGCATTACCGAACTGTCGGCGGAAGATCTGCCCGAGCGCATCATCAGCCGCGCCGACCAGGCGCTCTATGCCGCGAAACAGGGCGGACGAGACCGCAGCGAGGCCGTGCCGCCCGATGACACCGCGCCGCCCACACGCACGCCCGCCAATGCCTGGTGACGCCTGCTGGCCGAGTCTGGCGACGCCGGGTAAGTCAACGAAACACTCTCTGACCAGTCAGCGATGCACAATGCATCGCGCATGTCGAAGCCGCCGGGCAAGCGGAGCTTAAGCAGGTATCATCGACTTTCATCCGAAAGTTGTGATCACCGCTTTACGCTCCCCCGGAGGTTCGCATGAAGGGAAATCTGGTCATCGTCTGCCGCGATCAGGACGCTGACGCTTTCGATCATCTGCTCGCAGAGTACGGCGCGTTTCAGACGCGCCTGTCGTCGACCGCGTGGTATCTGAAGCTGGAAGTGGCGCCCGAAGTAATACAGGAAGAAATTCTCACGCGTCTTGGCAAGTACACGACGCACTACATCTTCGAGGCGGACACGGTGACGTGGAATACCGTGGACAGCGAAGCCGCTGCCGCGCTCAACACGCTCTTCACCGAATAGGCAGGTTGACTGCCTGAACGACCGGGATTAAAGGGGCAGTCGATTCATTCATTTGGCCCCAGCCCGCTCCTGACATGCCGCGCAGACGAAGCGCGCGGCGCATCACACTCACCAGACGATTTCCGACGCTGCCACCGTGCGCGACACCGCTTCCAGCGGGAACGTCATCTGCACGCGCAAGCCTCGCCCGCCATTTGGCGCATCGTTGTTGCCGATCTGCCATTCGCCGCCCGCACGCCGCACGAGCCGCTCGACGATCGCGAGGCCAAGGCCGCTGTGGCCATTGCCGCCGCGCGCCGGATCGAGCCGCACGAACGGCCGGCTTGCGTTGATCAGATCCTGCGCGGCGATGCCGCTGCCGTTGTCCGTGACCGTCAGCGTGAAGCCCTGCGACGTGCGCGCCGTCGCGACGGTGACGGGCGGCGCGCCGTACGCATGCGCGTTGTCGAGCAGATTGGACAGGATGCGGTCGAGCGTCGCGGCGGGCAGCATGAAACCCGGGCCGGCACGCAGATCCGTCTGCACCGTCGGCGCGCCGCCCGACACCGCGCGATAGCTGCGCACCACACGCTCGCACTGCGCGTCGACTTCGACAGGCTCGCTGCGGTCGCCGCCGTCGTGCGCGAACACGAGAAACTGCTCGACGATATGCGTCATCGAATCGACGTCGCGTACGACGCCGTCACGCGTCTTCGCGTCGTCCATCATCTCGGCGCGCAGCCGCAGACGCGCAAGCGGCGTCTTCAGATCATGCGCGACGCCCGCCAGCATCACCGCGCGATCGTGCTCGGTACGCGCGACCTCCTGCACCATCTGGTTGAAGCCGTGCGTCAGTTGCCGCAATTCACGCGGGCCGCGCTCACGCACGGGCGGCACGGGCAGGCCGCGCCCGAAGCGCGTCACCGCCTGCGCCAGCGAGCGCAGCGGCTGCTGCAGCTGCCACGCGGCGAAGAGCGCCGCCATCACGCCCGCCGAGAAAATGATGCCGAGCCACAGGACCATCCGGTCGAGCGAGCGAGGCGGCCGCAACGGCTGCACGGGCACGACGATCCAGCTTGGGTCGCTCGCCGCGCGAACCCACAGCGCAGGCGGTTTGCCCGGCGTGCCGACACGCACTTGCGTCGAAGTAGGGAGACGGTCGCGCACATCGTCGACGAAACGGTCGAGCGGCGCGGGCAAATTCGACACGTCGGGCGGCACGTCGGCGCTCGCGGGATCGACGAGACGCACGCGCGAAGGCAACGGCTGATCCGGCTCGCGCCTGACGTGGTCACGCACCGCGTCGACGAGGAACACGGCCTCTTCGACGGCATAGCGC
Proteins encoded in this window:
- a CDS encoding sigma-54-dependent transcriptional regulator; this translates as MPHVLIVDDDPSTREALAAIIAEDGLTTATAGDLREARIQLVRQTPDVVFTDLKLPDGSGVDLFEDLDPRSGVEFVVITGHATVESAVSALKMGAADYLVKPINMQRVKAILSRLPRAGDLKAEIGTLRGELRRMGRFGLMLGNSPIMQQVYDQISRVAPTAASVMLVGESGTGKEVAAQTLHQLSLRRKHAFLAVNCGAISPNLIESEMFGHERGAFTGADRQHKGYFERANGGTLFLDEITEMPIELQVKLLRVLETGMFMRVGTTKEIETDVRLIAATNRDPEQAVLEGKLRLDLYHRLNVFPISLPPLRERGKDVELLAQAFLDDLNEKHTTKKHFPPAVKEMLLSYPWPGNVRELKNYVQRAHIMSGTDSDSTATVPLQISLSKPTAGTAITIPFGTSLAEADRQLILATLEQCGGVKTRAAEILGISLKTLYNRLVEYGNDAGRADGDDISDEPQALGKADA
- a CDS encoding DUF883 family protein, translating into MTETTEQLALGRQKLVQDLNVLLTDSEEMLRLAAAVPGEGLDALRERLRTHVDSVQNALADAQTSAQRRYRSATVQTERYVRQNPWQSLGIAAGVGFVLGMLAAR
- a CDS encoding sigma-54 interaction domain-containing protein, which codes for MSSTDLDSPATEADGGGASQAKQRAAENVPGLKSYGTLYGSSPVMLDLYEQIDRVAATDATALIIGESGTGKELIARTIHDHSARKSGAFVAVNCGAIPDELIEAELFGHEKGSFTGAVQGRIGYFEHANGGTLFLDEVTEMAPVRQVKLLRALETGTFYRVGGTELIRGDVRVIAATNRDPAVAVKENGLREDLMYRLAVFPLRAPPLREREGDRELLAVHFLDELNRQEGTNKVFSKRSMETLRTWSWPGNVRELKNAVYRAFILAEKAVELPHPHLMSRVKKPVTVGDSMSVWIGTPLADAQKQIILGTLKYCGGDKRRAAKALGVSLKTLYNRLSTYGDEESSHEEN
- a CDS encoding ABC transporter ATP-binding protein, yielding MQNPKTVTAAPIQTPPMPPRLGEEILRVKDVCRGFNKTQGELLVLDDANLSLREGEIVGLLGRSGSGKSTLLRIIAGLIEPTGGEVTYMGKPLKGPAEGVAMVFQTFALFPWLTVLQNVEAGLEALGVGARARRERALAAIDLIGLDGFENAYPRELSGGMRQRVGFARALVVDPTLLLMDEPFSALDVLTAETLRTDLLDLWTQGRMPIKSVLIVTHNIEEAVFMCDRILVLSSNPGRVIAEIKVPFKHPRNRLDPAFRRLVDDIYAKMTARQKDESTKKGLELHSWLPHVSTNLMAGLIETLAAAPYHGRADMPEIARSLHLEVDDLFPIAEVLQHLGFADVREGDIFLTPPARVFAEFGTQERKLMFADHLLKHVPLAARIKKVLNERPGHRAPRVRFEQELEDFLSDSAAEETLDAVINWGRYAEIFSYNDQTEIFSLEDVES
- a CDS encoding ABC transporter permease — encoded protein: MDLFSFTLNRTANASAWRVLPNRWDFIAFPLIICVIAMAVVGFHETLAPISTLQSEPISLDPANLPEYALRTTLRMLAAMVASLTFTLVYGTLAAKSRRAGQVLVPILDILQSVPVLGYISFTVTFFLALFPSRVLGAELAAIFAIFTSQAWNMTFSFYQSLRTVPRDLDEVSKGFHLTSWQRFWKLEVPFSMPGLIWNMMMSMSGGWFFVVASEAITVGNHTITLPGIGAYLAAAISEKNLHAIGWVILTMTVVILAYDQFLFRPLVAWSDKFRMENTSSGDAPESWLLDLIRRTRLIHRLLVPIGWMFAKAARVPIRWPSVGPVKFAKPAVLKPSRTGDIIWAVIVVLATAFVVYRVVAYVRTGVTLDEVGHVFVLGLITLLRVTVLIALASVVWLPIGVLIGLRPALAEKIQPVAQFLAAFPANLLFPVFVIVIVKFNLNPDIWLSPLIVLGTQWYILFNVIAGASAYPNDYREAAKNFRIRGWQWWRQAMLPGVFPYYVTGAITASGGAWNASIVAEAVQWGDTRLAAHGLGAYIAQYTAAGDYPKIILGIAVMSLFVSLFNRVLWRPLYAYAESRLRLD
- a CDS encoding sensor domain-containing diguanylate cyclase: MKRTTLRQALGPASFVLVVLACWFASGLVADRMVQQELDTALRQQRQMSASIVYNMAEVIASDLAMSRAIPATMAELGVIQQALTHSQNYAASGVDLEPAHREELLKSPELAGINGFLRDAQGFSGLDIIWLVNANGLCVAASNAQNAHSFVGLDMRSRSYLTNALLGAFGEAYGVGRMSGEPGIFISAPVYDDGLLVGAIVAKVGIARLRHWVAHAGTFVTDDNGVVIMAHNASLEGQAMPNSRVTQMNAVERMGTYHRDQFSTIQIQPVKSQVRGDAPWVPTAIADQLFDMPGQPIPTLYQSRSGLNSGLSAHLVDPLVAWPELMRNHKRDHLLVFLTLAGTVALAWVITVSYLRERRHHRATRVLAEQLQSANTLLSAEARHDALTGALSRRYFLDLLRHEIDRARATGEPLCMAIADLDHFKQINDRFGHAAGDRALEHFVDTCRTELRGSDAIGRLGGEEFGILLPSTPLGTGLEVVERLRVRLKATPSAKLPQSVGLSVSIGITELSAEDLPERIISRADQALYAAKQGGRDRSEAVPPDDTAPPTRTPANAW
- a CDS encoding double-stranded DNA-specific endonuclease — translated: MKGNLVIVCRDQDADAFDHLLAEYGAFQTRLSSTAWYLKLEVAPEVIQEEILTRLGKYTTHYIFEADTVTWNTVDSEAAAALNTLFTE